A single Methanolobus sp. ZRKC5 DNA region contains:
- a CDS encoding DUF131 domain-containing protein, which translates to MRSSQNLFNIGFTLIILGFVLVFVGLLVSAFSGAGEFGGVILIGPIPIAFGSSPEITSSMLWAGVLLAVVYVLMRRRL; encoded by the coding sequence ATGCGTTCATCTCAGAATCTTTTCAATATAGGTTTTACTCTTATTATTCTGGGATTTGTTCTTGTTTTTGTAGGTCTGCTAGTTTCAGCTTTTAGTGGAGCAGGTGAATTTGGTGGCGTTATTCTCATAGGTCCTATTCCGATAGCATTTGGCTCCTCTCCTGAGATTACTTCATCAATGCTCTGGGCAGGTGTTCTTCTTGCTGTTGTCTATGTTCTAATGCGGAGGCGACTCTGA
- a CDS encoding DUF131 domain-containing protein, translating into MIGSYLVFIGMLMLISGFFLVVVASFYGGENSKRGDEYTSIPDNHNSRTSSPSIGQESIPNKSDVRGGGIIMLGPIPIIFGSDSKNTSTMVVLAIVLMVLYFLIFM; encoded by the coding sequence ATGATAGGTTCCTATCTTGTGTTCATTGGTATGTTGATGTTAATCTCCGGCTTTTTCCTGGTGGTTGTAGCAAGCTTTTATGGGGGTGAAAACTCAAAAAGAGGCGATGAATACACTTCTATTCCAGATAATCATAATTCACGGACTTCGTCCCCTAGCATAGGTCAGGAGTCAATTCCAAACAAAAGTGATGTACGGGGTGGTGGAATTATCATGCTTGGTCCTATTCCTATTATCTTTGGTTCGGACAGCAAAAATACTTCGACTATGGTCGTATTAGCAATTGTTCTCATGGTGCTGTACTTTCTGATATTCATGTGA
- a CDS encoding IS1 family transposase (programmed frameshift): MNCPKCKSSSHKKNGRIDGRQRYKCHDCGYNYSVDIKSTASPVSVKRQALQLYLEGLGFRSIGRFLGVSHVSVQKWIRKFGSELEDLKSENEISVVELDEMHTYIGNKKYCWIWIAVDRYGKKFIDCSFGSRGTKTGQKLWKKLKTKEVGEVMTDYWRAYAKLVPRNIHTRSKAETYTVEGYNSIFRHFLARLRRKSKCYTKSLEMLKISVLLLMKYRNKELAMFN; encoded by the exons ATGAATTGTCCAAAGTGTAAGAGTTCCAGTCATAAGAAGAACGGTAGGATTGATGGTCGACAACGCTACAAATGCCATGATTGTGGATACAACTATTCAGTAGATATAAAATCCACCGCTAGCCCCGTATCTGTTAAGCGACAGGCTTTACAACTCTATCTGGAGGGGTTGGGATTTCGTTCAATTGGACGTTTTTTGGGCGTTAGTCATGTTTCTGTTCAAAAATGGATTCGAAAATTTGGTAGTGAATTAGAGGATCTAAAAAGTGAAAATGAGATTTCTGTTGTGGAATTGGACGAGATGCATACTTATATTGGGAATAAAAAA TACTGCTGGATATGGATTGCTGTTGATAGATATGGGAAGAAATTCATCGATTGCTCTTTTGGCAGCAGAGGAACAAAAACAGGACAAAAACTCTGGAAAAAGTTAAAGACAAAAGAGGTTGGGGAAGTAATGACGGATTATTGGAGGGCATATGCCAAGTTAGTCCCCAGAAACATCCATACTCGATCAAAAGCAGAAACATATACTGTTGAAGGATACAACAGCATATTTAGGCATTTCCTGGCAAGACTAAGGAGAAAGTCAAAGTGTTATACTAAAAGTCTTGAAATGCTAAAAATCTCCGTTTTGCTCTTGATGAAATATAGGAATAAAGAACTAGCTATGTTTAATTAA
- a CDS encoding lectin like domain-containing protein — translation MKKLMLLNKLFLICGLVLILASIPANAAEFDVDVGFNSTGSNVGSQISVAPLNPAFVQYQEELKQSQNDVPASVDTNGSTNTFAPSSVILPDSSGENSHLNLLSSINLFEEDGFPNEFAHPTGLMPSPVDLSHLSPVNMDELLASEGSGFSPSSIMPTGLEVYPSRYDLRDNNGVTAVRDQGYAGSCWAHASIGSLESFLLHNQSDTWDISENNAKNILVSSNQDGFDRAHGDGGNNLITTAYFTRWDGPVVESDDPYNDLSGISPSNTTVAKHVQEVMILPGVNESNDLFKWMITNYGAISVSMWYDGSCFNSENNTYYYYDEIRGTNHAVTLVGWDDDFDRHNFTQTAPGNGAFIIKNSWGTNWGEDGYFYTSYYDNATGLDIGFYGLNTKPYGRNFMFTAENVSNYDHIYQHDPLGWTACTGYNNTTAYGANVFTATTNESLEAVSFYTVDSNSFYNISVYRDPETGPVNSSGPVSVQNGSIPIAGYHTVDLDTNVSLLQGQNFSVVVEFTTPNYNYPIAIEKTISGYSSNAHAEAGQSYMSQNGTEWEDISESDKNVCIKAFTKEEKVPKAAFVAGTKIVHINESVDFHDASLFSPTVWEWDFGDNNSSTLQNPVHTYANSGVYNVSLNATNFVGSNVSLKSSFIHVLNSTIIVNSSGSADFTSIREAINAASDGDTIMVEPGIYSENLYFADDNISLVSSTGNPVDVSVVSPDSDDSTIVIIADDIAITGINVSGGSRGIYISGSSGCNITNCYAADNFIGIYLSSSQNNSISNCTMDDNGYGLVVQRSNSNYFADNSLVNNIFDCVFDSEPNTVTTGNTINGKAIYYLVNSSDMTIDSASNAGLVHLINCSNITVQDVDITRNHYGFYLYNSSNITLTNCTSLVNAYGVYLSSSHNNTMYDCNISANIMYGLSLTGSSDNLFYNNYFNNSYSNVRVSGGAANEWNTAMTSGINIINGTYLGGNFWAQPDSTGWSQTQYSVGNGFCQPYEITDDGNNTDLLPLTSNGQQPELVESTARSDNDGVHVRIGASSVPSSKVAAMDSSIRYVGRGGEVQYAFTDKKTPVTDIRFEAETNEGYVMATVNLLDEPSEEMPASPTVKRYQSMDIVLGDERLSSSDCMEGAVIGFTVSKEWVLSNNIDKTSIRMEHYSGSVWDKLPTTVIGEDDENIYFESITTSFSPFVICADIIGTNINVGSPGTEIPSRDDYDVFSVTDENVQDTDKNGQGEKALILPFFGLVTVLGLIYWKK, via the coding sequence ATGAAAAAATTAATGCTATTGAATAAGTTGTTTCTTATATGTGGGCTTGTGCTGATCTTAGCTTCAATTCCCGCTAATGCGGCAGAATTTGATGTGGATGTTGGATTTAATTCCACCGGGTCTAATGTTGGGTCACAAATATCCGTAGCACCTCTTAATCCTGCATTCGTTCAATATCAGGAAGAACTGAAGCAGAGTCAAAACGATGTTCCTGCTAGTGTGGATACAAATGGCAGCACTAACACATTTGCTCCTTCAAGTGTTATATTACCGGATAGTTCAGGGGAGAACTCACATCTGAACCTTTTGAGCAGCATTAATCTTTTTGAGGAAGATGGTTTCCCTAATGAGTTCGCACATCCCACTGGGCTGATGCCATCACCTGTGGACCTTTCTCATCTATCTCCTGTGAATATGGATGAGCTGTTGGCAAGTGAAGGATCTGGTTTTAGTCCCTCCAGCATCATGCCGACTGGTTTAGAGGTATATCCATCTCGTTATGACTTACGTGATAACAATGGGGTCACAGCAGTAAGGGATCAGGGTTATGCCGGGAGTTGCTGGGCTCATGCAAGTATCGGTTCTCTGGAATCATTTTTACTGCACAATCAGTCTGATACCTGGGATATTTCAGAGAACAATGCCAAGAATATTCTTGTATCTTCAAATCAGGATGGTTTTGACCGTGCTCATGGTGATGGCGGAAACAATCTGATCACAACTGCCTATTTCACCAGATGGGATGGTCCGGTGGTTGAGTCCGATGATCCTTACAACGATCTTTCAGGTATATCTCCCTCCAATACAACAGTGGCAAAACATGTTCAGGAAGTAATGATACTGCCAGGAGTAAATGAATCAAATGATCTCTTCAAATGGATGATCACTAATTATGGTGCTATCTCAGTATCCATGTGGTATGATGGCTCATGTTTCAATTCAGAGAACAATACTTATTATTACTACGATGAAATCAGGGGTACAAATCACGCTGTAACTTTAGTGGGCTGGGATGATGATTTCGACAGGCATAATTTTACTCAAACTGCTCCGGGAAACGGGGCTTTTATCATCAAGAATTCCTGGGGTACCAATTGGGGTGAAGATGGCTATTTCTATACATCGTATTATGACAACGCAACTGGACTCGATATAGGATTTTATGGATTAAATACTAAGCCTTATGGGCGTAATTTCATGTTTACGGCAGAAAATGTCAGTAATTACGACCATATATATCAGCACGATCCACTTGGATGGACTGCATGCACAGGTTACAACAATACTACAGCATACGGGGCAAATGTCTTCACTGCAACAACAAATGAATCACTTGAAGCCGTAAGTTTCTATACCGTTGACTCAAACTCATTCTATAACATCTCGGTCTACCGTGACCCCGAAACCGGTCCTGTCAATAGTTCAGGCCCTGTTTCTGTGCAGAATGGAAGCATTCCAATAGCTGGTTATCACACAGTTGACCTTGATACAAATGTTTCACTTCTTCAAGGGCAGAATTTCTCAGTAGTAGTCGAATTTACAACGCCGAATTACAATTATCCGATTGCTATCGAAAAAACAATATCTGGATACAGCAGCAATGCTCATGCTGAAGCAGGGCAAAGTTATATGAGTCAAAATGGAACGGAATGGGAAGATATATCCGAATCCGACAAGAATGTATGTATCAAGGCTTTCACAAAAGAGGAAAAAGTACCTAAAGCAGCATTTGTTGCAGGTACCAAGATTGTCCATATTAATGAGTCCGTAGACTTCCACGATGCAAGTCTCTTTTCTCCGACTGTATGGGAATGGGACTTTGGAGACAACAATAGCTCTACGTTGCAGAATCCAGTGCACACATATGCAAATTCTGGGGTCTATAATGTTTCACTCAATGCAACGAACTTCGTTGGCAGTAATGTTTCACTAAAAAGTTCTTTCATTCATGTACTTAATTCAACCATTATTGTGAACAGCAGTGGATCCGCTGATTTCACAAGCATTCGTGAAGCTATTAATGCTGCATCGGATGGCGATACTATAATGGTGGAACCGGGAATTTATAGTGAGAACCTTTATTTTGCAGATGACAATATTAGCCTTGTTTCATCCACTGGCAACCCTGTAGATGTTAGTGTTGTTTCCCCAGATTCCGATGACAGTACAATCGTTATAATAGCGGATGATATTGCGATTACCGGCATAAATGTTTCCGGCGGTTCGCGGGGAATATATATTTCTGGATCAAGTGGATGTAACATAACTAATTGTTATGCTGCGGATAATTTCATTGGTATCTATCTGTCTTCTTCACAGAACAACAGTATATCGAATTGTACCATGGATGACAATGGATATGGATTAGTAGTACAACGATCCAACAGCAACTATTTTGCAGACAACTCCCTGGTCAACAATATCTTTGATTGCGTCTTTGATTCAGAACCCAACACTGTGACTACGGGCAATACAATTAATGGCAAGGCCATTTACTATCTCGTGAACAGTTCTGATATGACTATCGATTCTGCTTCAAATGCCGGGCTTGTACATCTCATCAATTGCTCAAATATAACTGTACAGGATGTGGATATTACACGTAATCATTATGGTTTTTACCTTTACAACAGCAGCAATATCACTCTCACAAATTGTACATCTCTGGTTAATGCATATGGTGTCTACCTTTCTTCTTCCCACAACAACACAATGTATGATTGCAACATAAGTGCTAATATAATGTATGGGCTCTCGCTCACAGGATCCAGTGACAATTTGTTCTATAACAACTATTTCAACAATAGTTACAGCAATGTCCGTGTTTCCGGTGGAGCCGCCAATGAATGGAACACTGCAATGACTTCCGGCATCAATATCATCAATGGGACTTACCTTGGAGGCAACTTCTGGGCACAACCGGACAGTACAGGCTGGAGCCAGACACAATACTCTGTTGGAAATGGTTTCTGCCAGCCGTATGAAATAACGGATGACGGTAACAACACTGACCTTCTTCCACTGACCAGCAACGGACAACAACCAGAACTTGTTGAGAGTACTGCTCGCAGTGATAATGATGGCGTACATGTTCGCATTGGTGCCAGTTCAGTCCCTTCCTCAAAAGTAGCTGCAATGGACTCAAGTATTCGATACGTAGGCAGAGGCGGTGAAGTACAGTATGCTTTTACTGACAAGAAGACCCCTGTAACTGACATAAGGTTTGAGGCAGAAACCAATGAAGGATATGTTATGGCCACTGTCAATTTGTTGGATGAGCCTTCAGAGGAAATGCCTGCATCTCCTACTGTAAAACGCTACCAAAGTATGGACATAGTTCTGGGGGATGAGAGATTATCATCTTCAGACTGCATGGAAGGCGCAGTAATAGGATTTACTGTCTCAAAAGAATGGGTCTTATCTAATAATATAGACAAGACAAGTATTCGTATGGAGCACTATTCTGGCAGTGTCTGGGACAAATTACCCACTACGGTAATTGGTGAGGACGACGAGAATATCTATTTTGAATCTATAACAACCAGCTTCTCACCTTTTGTTATATGTGCAGATATAATTGGTACAAATATAAATGTTGGAAGCCCAGGTACAGAAATCCCTTCGAGAGATGATTATGATGTATTCTCAGTAACAGACGAAAATGTTCAGGATACTGATAAGAATGGGCAAGGGGAAAAAGCGTTGATTTTACCTTTCTTTGGTCTTGTCACAGTCTTAGGTTTGATTTACTGGAAGAAGTGA
- a CDS encoding proteasome-activating nucleotidase, with protein sequence MSNSSAESPIDTNGSKMKAQIESDSLEEKSVESLLHEIEILKVNNENMRAKLLEASMLANNYLEETNKFKRQIEQLTTPPLFIATVMEIDSGQALIRQHGNNQEVVTRVPANLNIEPGMRVCVNAAFSIISIISRAADVRAQIMELINSPGIDYDMIGGLDDVLKEVIESVELPLLEPELFEKIGIEPPTGVLLYGAPGTGKTLIAKAVASRAHATFIRMSGSDLVQKFVGEGARLVKDVFQMARDKSPSILFIDEIDAVGGMRTHDGTTGSAEVNRTMLQLLAEMDGFDATQNVKVIAATNRIDLLDPALLRPGRFDRVIEVPIPDEKGRLEILKIHARKMSLAEDVDFDKLAKMTDGLSGADLKIIAKEAGMFVLRRRGESITMQDMMEAYEKVVADEEEESNMPHAMFA encoded by the coding sequence ATGTCAAATAGTAGTGCTGAATCACCAATTGACACCAATGGCTCAAAAATGAAGGCGCAGATCGAATCTGATAGCCTTGAAGAAAAAAGTGTAGAATCATTACTTCACGAAATCGAGATACTTAAAGTCAATAACGAGAACATGCGTGCTAAGTTACTTGAAGCAAGTATGTTAGCTAATAATTACCTTGAAGAAACTAATAAGTTCAAAAGGCAGATAGAGCAACTGACCACCCCACCTTTGTTCATTGCCACAGTAATGGAAATTGACAGCGGTCAGGCACTCATCAGGCAGCACGGAAATAACCAGGAAGTTGTGACAAGAGTACCAGCAAACCTGAATATAGAACCGGGCATGAGAGTTTGTGTTAATGCCGCATTCTCTATTATATCTATTATATCCAGGGCAGCCGATGTGCGCGCCCAGATAATGGAACTTATCAACTCTCCGGGAATCGACTATGACATGATAGGCGGTCTGGATGACGTGCTCAAAGAGGTCATCGAATCTGTGGAACTCCCACTACTTGAACCTGAACTCTTTGAAAAGATAGGTATCGAACCACCAACCGGTGTGCTGCTTTACGGTGCCCCCGGAACAGGCAAGACCCTTATCGCGAAGGCTGTCGCCTCAAGAGCACATGCTACATTCATACGCATGTCTGGTTCCGACCTTGTGCAGAAATTCGTCGGAGAAGGTGCGCGTCTGGTCAAGGATGTATTCCAGATGGCTCGCGACAAATCACCATCGATCCTTTTCATTGATGAGATCGATGCAGTGGGCGGTATGCGCACACATGACGGCACCACAGGTTCTGCAGAAGTCAACCGTACTATGCTTCAGCTTCTGGCTGAGATGGATGGATTTGACGCAACACAGAATGTGAAGGTCATTGCTGCAACCAACAGAATAGACCTGCTTGACCCTGCATTGCTTCGCCCGGGACGTTTTGACCGTGTTATCGAAGTTCCAATACCCGATGAAAAGGGACGTCTGGAAATACTGAAGATACATGCACGCAAGATGAGCCTCGCCGAAGATGTAGACTTTGATAAACTGGCAAAGATGACAGATGGCCTTAGCGGTGCCGACCTGAAGATCATTGCTAAAGAGGCTGGAATGTTCGTCCTGAGAAGACGCGGCGAAAGCATCACCATGCAAGATATGATGGAGGCTTACGAAAAAGTAGTTGCAGATGAAGAAGAAGAATCAAATATGCCTCATGCTATGTTTGCCTAA
- a CDS encoding tyrosine-type recombinase/integrase — protein MQVTLKNNDGIFHNIMCCAQSKHIEGFVDDMYCRGFVRSTITTYTCNVRHFLEYTNCVEEATYEDLKRYLTHLKQINRAPSTLNGHFCAINAYFDYLDFTRGTRNNIVPVFRDRYLRLKKQYHYNNTRQVIDISTMKELLAAPDDERPDRIIHNYVRTAPIRDKAIMTLLEKTAMRRGESMALTEDDILLDEGEVWINPKFRKRTMCLAFIDKETKQLMQEYLEWRKNVVKQGNNSLWITHTGAPLHKDDMYYITTHYAKKIGIHNHKGPLIERFTPHCFRHCWTTHMRQAGMPKDFRQWLRGDAPKDAEDLYNRIKPPEAKKMYLKCVPQLL, from the coding sequence ATGCAAGTAACATTAAAAAACAATGATGGAATCTTCCATAATATAATGTGTTGCGCACAGTCCAAACATATTGAGGGTTTTGTAGATGACATGTATTGTAGAGGATTTGTGAGATCTACAATAACAACATATACCTGCAATGTCAGGCATTTTTTAGAGTACACTAACTGTGTAGAAGAGGCCACATACGAAGACCTCAAGCGATACCTAACCCATCTTAAACAGATAAACAGAGCACCAAGTACGCTGAATGGTCATTTTTGCGCCATTAATGCATATTTTGATTACCTGGATTTCACAAGAGGAACCAGAAACAATATAGTACCCGTATTCAGGGACCGCTATCTCAGACTAAAGAAGCAGTACCATTACAACAATACCAGACAGGTAATAGATATTTCAACAATGAAAGAGCTATTAGCAGCCCCTGATGATGAAAGACCAGACAGAATAATACATAACTACGTAAGGACCGCACCGATAAGGGACAAAGCCATAATGACGCTGTTAGAAAAAACAGCAATGAGAAGGGGCGAATCCATGGCACTTACTGAAGATGACATTCTACTTGATGAAGGAGAAGTTTGGATAAACCCAAAATTCCGAAAAAGAACAATGTGCCTGGCCTTCATTGACAAGGAAACAAAACAGCTGATGCAAGAGTACCTTGAATGGAGAAAAAACGTAGTAAAGCAAGGGAATAACAGCTTATGGATCACCCACACAGGAGCACCCCTTCATAAGGATGATATGTATTACATTACCACCCATTATGCAAAAAAGATAGGCATACACAATCACAAGGGACCACTAATAGAACGATTTACCCCACACTGTTTTAGGCATTGCTGGACCACACACATGAGACAGGCAGGAATGCCGAAGGATTTCAGGCAATGGCTTAGAGGGGATGCCCCTAAGGATGCAGAGGATCTTTACAATAGGATCAAACCGCCGGAAGCAAAAAAGATGTATCTTAAATGTGTTCCGCAGTTATTGTAA
- a CDS encoding AAA family ATPase has translation MTILYIDNYRGFENEFISLKNVNFFVGENSTGKTSIMSLINLMYSPRFWYAGLGRTDDMNFGLFKDISNHDISNYFKIGLLEEQFNEDTENVPYSGIILKYQNKKGIPKLYCFCYIDEGRIIKIMLNGKRVRYCYKHIDILDTEDEDERSYHVLKKAVDLMDEQTKRDYHYISADYDIDDVIFIINTILMEIKIMESPKNRPDTRTLSFRLPSFIFNITNMGSVEWIAPIRAKPKKTYDEYRAKSTPEGDHAPYILKTILGKKNKKQSTKKDLMDKFGAESGLFDLVEIKSYGNEPGSPFELDIKMGDYNYAIPNVGYGVAQVLPILTGSIFNEDNTCIIIQQPEVHLHPKAQAALGDLFHELVTENKINFMIETHSDFLIDRFRLNTHLNEANKNQNFESQVLFFTREKSKNRVCSIKIEKNGKYAENQPESFRDFFIKEDLSLLEI, from the coding sequence ATGACAATTCTTTATATTGATAATTACAGAGGGTTTGAAAATGAATTTATTTCATTAAAAAATGTCAATTTTTTTGTAGGGGAAAATAGTACTGGAAAAACATCGATAATGTCACTAATTAATTTAATGTACAGCCCTCGATTTTGGTATGCAGGTCTGGGTCGCACAGATGATATGAATTTTGGTTTATTCAAAGATATTTCAAATCATGACATAAGTAATTATTTTAAAATTGGACTATTGGAAGAACAGTTTAACGAAGACACTGAAAATGTCCCATATTCTGGTATCATTCTCAAATACCAAAATAAAAAAGGTATTCCAAAACTGTACTGTTTTTGTTACATCGATGAGGGTCGTATTATCAAGATTATGTTAAATGGAAAACGTGTACGGTATTGTTACAAACATATCGATATATTGGACACGGAAGATGAAGATGAACGATCCTACCATGTATTAAAAAAAGCAGTAGATTTGATGGATGAACAAACCAAAAGAGATTATCATTATATAAGTGCTGATTACGATATTGATGATGTAATATTCATAATAAATACAATTCTAATGGAGATAAAAATAATGGAATCTCCAAAAAACCGCCCAGATACCCGGACACTGAGTTTCAGACTTCCATCTTTCATATTCAATATAACAAATATGGGATCAGTCGAATGGATTGCACCCATTAGAGCAAAGCCTAAAAAGACATATGATGAATATAGAGCAAAATCGACTCCTGAAGGGGACCATGCACCTTACATATTAAAAACCATACTTGGTAAGAAAAATAAAAAACAAAGTACCAAAAAAGATTTGATGGATAAATTTGGTGCTGAAAGTGGTTTGTTTGATTTAGTCGAAATTAAGTCATATGGAAATGAACCAGGCTCTCCATTTGAATTAGATATTAAAATGGGTGATTATAATTATGCAATCCCAAATGTAGGATATGGTGTTGCACAAGTTTTACCAATTTTAACAGGTTCCATATTTAATGAAGACAATACCTGTATCATTATTCAACAACCTGAAGTTCACTTGCACCCAAAAGCACAAGCAGCTTTAGGAGACTTATTCCATGAGCTTGTTACTGAAAACAAAATAAATTTTATGATTGAAACACACAGTGATTTTTTGATAGATAGATTTAGACTTAACACCCATTTAAACGAAGCAAATAAAAATCAGAACTTTGAATCTCAGGTTCTGTTTTTTACACGTGAAAAATCTAAAAACAGAGTGTGTTCAATTAAAATAGAAAAAAATGGGAAATATGCTGAAAATCAGCCTGAATCTTTTAGAGATTTCTTCATCAAAGAAGACTTAAGTTTACTGGAGATTTAA
- the uvrB gene encoding excinuclease ABC subunit UvrB, whose product MRPFKLVSEYSPKGDQPKAIAQLTEGLLSGKKHQTLLGVTGSGKTFTVANVIQNVQKPTLVMAHNKTLAAQLFSEFREFFPDNAVEYFVSYYDYYQPEAYMPTTDTYIEKDSSVNEEIDRLRLSATKSLLERKDVIVVSSVSSIYNLGSPDEWRAMSVMLTPGAEIDRPAFLESLINIQYERNDIAFTPGTFRLRGDTIEIFPAQEKNGIRIELFGDEMEKVAYFDPVTGKVLEEVLPGESIGIYPAKHFVMAEEYIENALLTIEAELKDRLAVLMSENKLLEAQRLEQKTKFDLEMIRELGYCSGIENYSRHFDGRRPGEPPSSLLNFFPDDYLVVIDESHVSIPQIRGMHNGDRARKQSLVEYGFRLPSALDNRPLRYDEFERRLNDVIYVSATPADYEVEKSKAVVEQIIRPTGLVDPEVTIRPVETQVDDLIGEIRKVTAEGFRTLVTTLTKRMSEDLTEYLLELGIKVRYMHSDIETLERAEIIRDLRKGEFDALIGINLLREGLDLPEVAFVAILDADKEGFLRSERSLIQTIGRASRNSEGRVILYADRITGSMERAMKETERRRELQTKYNEEHNITPTTIQKSLQKELVEGEKYHAESGVMAIAEDMSKREISDVIIDIEADMHLAAKNLEFERAAELRDRIRELRESYSL is encoded by the coding sequence ATGCGTCCTTTCAAACTAGTCTCAGAGTACAGTCCAAAGGGTGACCAGCCAAAAGCAATAGCTCAGCTGACCGAGGGTCTGCTGTCAGGCAAGAAGCACCAGACCTTGCTTGGTGTGACCGGTTCAGGAAAAACGTTTACAGTTGCTAATGTCATCCAGAATGTACAGAAACCTACTCTTGTGATGGCTCATAACAAAACTCTTGCAGCACAGCTGTTCTCAGAGTTCCGTGAATTTTTCCCTGACAATGCAGTGGAATATTTTGTCAGTTATTATGATTATTACCAGCCAGAGGCTTACATGCCTACAACGGATACATATATTGAGAAGGATTCCTCAGTCAACGAGGAAATTGACCGCCTGCGGCTGTCTGCGACTAAATCTTTGCTGGAGCGTAAGGATGTCATAGTCGTTTCCAGTGTTTCCTCTATCTACAACCTTGGTTCGCCTGATGAGTGGAGGGCTATGTCTGTGATGCTTACTCCGGGTGCTGAGATAGACAGGCCTGCTTTTCTTGAGTCTCTTATCAACATACAGTATGAGCGAAATGATATTGCTTTCACTCCGGGTACTTTCCGTTTAAGGGGTGATACTATTGAGATTTTCCCGGCACAGGAAAAGAATGGTATCAGGATCGAGCTGTTTGGTGATGAGATGGAAAAGGTTGCTTATTTTGACCCTGTTACGGGAAAAGTGCTTGAGGAAGTGCTTCCTGGTGAGAGTATTGGTATCTATCCTGCAAAGCATTTTGTGATGGCTGAGGAGTATATTGAAAATGCGCTTCTGACCATCGAGGCAGAACTTAAGGACAGGCTGGCTGTTTTGATGTCTGAGAACAAGCTCCTTGAAGCCCAGAGACTTGAGCAGAAGACCAAGTTCGATCTGGAAATGATTCGGGAGCTTGGTTATTGCAGCGGTATCGAGAATTATTCCCGGCATTTTGACGGCCGCCGTCCCGGCGAGCCTCCATCTTCTCTTTTGAATTTCTTTCCTGACGACTATCTTGTAGTAATAGACGAGTCGCACGTTTCGATACCTCAGATACGAGGGATGCATAATGGTGACAGGGCAAGGAAACAATCTTTGGTAGAGTATGGTTTCCGCCTGCCTTCTGCTCTTGATAACCGTCCCCTGCGTTATGATGAGTTTGAGAGGCGGCTCAATGATGTTATCTATGTTTCCGCAACTCCTGCGGATTATGAAGTTGAGAAAAGCAAGGCTGTTGTGGAGCAGATCATTCGCCCTACGGGTCTTGTGGACCCTGAAGTTACCATCAGGCCGGTGGAGACTCAGGTGGATGATCTTATCGGTGAGATACGTAAGGTGACTGCTGAAGGTTTCAGGACTCTTGTGACAACTTTGACTAAAAGGATGTCAGAGGATCTTACGGAATACCTGCTTGAGCTGGGTATCAAGGTGCGTTACATGCACTCTGATATTGAAACTCTTGAACGTGCAGAGATCATCAGGGATCTGAGAAAAGGGGAGTTCGATGCGCTTATTGGTATCAACCTCCTGCGAGAGGGACTTGACCTCCCCGAAGTTGCTTTTGTTGCCATACTGGATGCTGATAAGGAAGGCTTCCTGCGCTCGGAGCGCTCGCTTATACAGACCATCGGCCGTGCTTCCAGAAATTCGGAAGGCCGTGTCATCCTATACGCAGACAGGATAACAGGTTCTATGGAGCGTGCCATGAAGGAGACTGAAAGACGTCGCGAACTCCAGACAAAATACAATGAAGAGCACAATATCACTCCCACCACCATCCAGAAGTCCCTGCAAAAGGAACTCGTCGAGGGTGAAAAATACCACGCAGAATCAGGTGTCATGGCAATTGCCGAAGACATGTCCAAAAGAGAGATCTCGGATGTCATCATCGATATTGAAGCTGATATGCATCTCGCCGCCAAGAACCTTGAATTCGAGAGAGCCGCAGAACTCCGCGACAGAATAAGAGAGTTACGTGAAAGTTATTCTCTATAA